TATCGTATTTTTACATTTCAAAACTCACTATATTGGCACTTACATTAAAAAAAATAATGGTAGCTCCTTTCGTATTTCTAGTAAGGTTTTATCAACTCGCCATCTCCCCATACACACCTGCAACTTGTCGCTACTCTCCTACTTGCTCGCAATACACCCTTGAGGCCTTGAAAAAACATGGCCTATTTAAAGGAGGTTGGTTAGCTATTAAACGTATATTTAGCTGTAATCCATGGGGAGGGAAAGGTTACGACCCCATACCTTAAACCATTAAAACAAGTTTAACTTATATTGATTGGTATACTCTCTACTGATCGTTTAAACTTATAACTACGATTTAAGATATAGGAAAGCCTAACGGCTATCTATTTTATTATCTTAGTGCCCTTAAAACTCCTTAACATGTACTTTTTAGGTATTATCTGGAATCCGAATGAAACCCTTTTTTCTCTCGGTCCGTTACAGATCAAATATTATAACTTACTTTGGATTACGTCTTTTGCCCTAGGTTGGTATATAATGAAACGTATTTTCACCAATGAAAATAAAACTGTAGAGCAATTAGATTCGCTTTTTATCCATACAGTGCTAGCTACAATGTTAGGTGCTCGCTTGGGGCATGTTTTCTTTTATGACTGGCCTTATTACAAAAATCACCTGCTAGAGATATTGCTGCCTATTCGAGAGAGTGCGTCAGGGCAACTCTTTGGTTTTATTAACGGCTACGAATTTACCGGCTTTACCGGTCTTGCCAGTCATGGCGCCATTATTGGGGTACTGATCGGCACGTATCTATACCAAAAGAAGTATCCAGATATGAAAACCCTTTGGCTACTGGACCGTATGGTAATTCCGTTTGCAATTGGAGCATTTTGTGTGCGATTGGGCAACTTTTTCAATTCTGAAATTAACGGAAAAGTAACTGACGAATCTTTTATTTTCGCCACAAAATTCATTCGTGATTCAGACGATATGCATCCGTCACAAGCATTAGCCATTACTCAAGAAAAGACTTTAAGTGCGGCGTATGATGCTTTAGAAAACAATCCTCAGTTTGCCGATCAATTGGCTCAGATTCCTTTTCGCCATCCAGCACAATTGTATGAAGGGGTCGCTTACATCTTTGTATTTGTTCTCCTTTACTACCTCTATTGGAATACGGATAAACGAAACAACTCAGGCTACCTC
This genomic interval from Zobellia roscoffensis contains the following:
- the lgt gene encoding prolipoprotein diacylglyceryl transferase; translated protein: MYFLGIIWNPNETLFSLGPLQIKYYNLLWITSFALGWYIMKRIFTNENKTVEQLDSLFIHTVLATMLGARLGHVFFYDWPYYKNHLLEILLPIRESASGQLFGFINGYEFTGFTGLASHGAIIGVLIGTYLYQKKYPDMKTLWLLDRMVIPFAIGAFCVRLGNFFNSEINGKVTDESFIFATKFIRDSDDMHPSQALAITQEKTLSAAYDALENNPQFADQLAQIPFRHPAQLYEGVAYIFVFVLLYYLYWNTDKRNNSGYLFGLFLVLLWTIRFFVEFVKKSQGGFEESLGLLSTGQWLSIPFIFVGLYFMFRPKAARA
- the yidD gene encoding membrane protein insertion efficiency factor YidD produces the protein MVAPFVFLVRFYQLAISPYTPATCRYSPTCSQYTLEALKKHGLFKGGWLAIKRIFSCNPWGGKGYDPIP